In Lascolabacillus massiliensis, a single genomic region encodes these proteins:
- a CDS encoding tetratricopeptide repeat protein, translating into MFYLILSILLLLPPGLFSKENKDNKSAIVDSLLEKSYESKLNVEIESAIEYAYRALSISDEIGYSRGKAKSYLNLGQTLFYLGSYEKSLEFLSLAEKEPFAKNDPAVLFELSRVRGQIFSYLNLSNQSIREFIKCLDIAQKIEPKKDRDYCMSLTYENMSIVYGTIDDSDSVLYYMNRNRELLESLDESIFFSNLVNLYSSFGSLYSKVGDFELAKEFFDKALELTDKYQYRYQSRTYIYLGDMELYKENPDSAMYYYKKALENLEVTKIKSESSVVYGQMADLFRQMGNEDSVRFYTEKQNIINEELTTERLNSVKPALQIFIEEERINNSKKRIKEFTYISISSIILIVLIFLVSKNSRKKLLLKKEKEEKMLQAKLQETIKQVELKKEKTKELEQKLNESFSELIELAKTNAPAFLKRFQEIYPEPTKRLLKEHPNLTNTELNLAAMIFLNFPSKDIATYTFVEHRTVQTKKNRLRKKLNLPAGASIEHYLSSFSD; encoded by the coding sequence ATGTTTTATTTAATCTTATCTATTTTACTATTGTTACCCCCTGGTCTATTTTCAAAAGAAAATAAGGATAACAAATCAGCTATAGTAGACAGTCTACTGGAGAAAAGCTATGAAAGTAAATTAAATGTAGAGATTGAGTCAGCAATTGAATATGCATATCGAGCTCTTTCAATAAGTGATGAGATAGGTTATTCAAGAGGAAAAGCAAAATCATACCTTAATTTAGGCCAAACACTATTCTATTTAGGTAGTTACGAAAAATCATTGGAGTTCTTGTCTCTTGCGGAAAAGGAGCCTTTTGCAAAAAACGATCCTGCTGTATTGTTTGAATTAAGTAGGGTTCGAGGGCAAATCTTCTCATACCTTAATTTGTCAAATCAATCCATCAGAGAGTTTATAAAATGTCTTGATATAGCACAAAAGATAGAACCAAAGAAGGATAGAGACTACTGTATGAGTCTTACATATGAAAATATGAGCATTGTTTATGGTACAATAGATGATTCAGACTCAGTATTATATTATATGAATAGAAACAGAGAACTTCTGGAGTCTTTAGATGAATCAATATTCTTTAGTAATCTAGTTAATTTATACTCTTCGTTTGGCAGTTTGTATTCCAAGGTGGGAGATTTTGAATTAGCAAAGGAATTTTTTGATAAAGCATTGGAACTGACAGATAAATATCAATATAGATATCAATCAAGAACATATATATATCTTGGTGATATGGAGCTATACAAAGAAAATCCGGACTCTGCCATGTATTACTATAAAAAAGCTCTTGAGAACCTTGAAGTAACTAAGATAAAGAGTGAATCTAGTGTAGTATATGGACAAATGGCCGACTTATTCAGACAAATGGGTAATGAAGATTCTGTAAGGTTTTATACAGAAAAGCAGAATATAATAAATGAAGAGCTTACAACCGAGAGATTAAATAGTGTAAAGCCAGCATTACAGATATTTATTGAAGAAGAGAGAATAAATAACAGTAAAAAGAGAATTAAGGAATTTACCTATATTTCTATATCTTCAATAATTCTTATAGTATTAATATTTTTAGTCTCTAAAAACTCCCGAAAGAAGCTTTTATTAAAAAAAGAAAAAGAGGAAAAAATGTTGCAAGCCAAATTACAAGAAACAATAAAGCAGGTTGAATTAAAAAAGGAAAAGACTAAGGAGTTAGAACAAAAACTAAATGAATCATTTTCGGAATTAATTGAGCTTGCAAAAACAAATGCCCCTGCATTTTTAAAAAGATTTCAGGAAATTTATCCAGAACCAACAAAACGGTTACTAAAAGAGCATCCTAATCTTACAAATACAGAACTTAATCTTGCAGCCATGATTTTCCTTAATTTCCCATCTAAGGATATAGCGACATATACCTTTGTTGAACATCGAACCGTACAAACTAAAAAAAACCGTTTAAGAAAAAAATTAAACCTACCTGCCGGTGCTAGTATAGAGCACTATCTTTCCTCTTTTTCTGATTAA